The following are encoded together in the Gemmatimonadota bacterium genome:
- a CDS encoding amidohydrolase has product MHRIPSSSAALVVIGLLAAACSSTNEHAADLVFRGGTVWTGDSLQPEARAVAIRKDRIVYVGDENGVDSLIGANTRVVTLGNRLLMPGFVDTHVHPVSAGVQLGECNLADIATIERLREVVAECNARDPNASWIRGGGFALPLFAGGTPTAALLDSLVPGRPAFLSSADGHNGWANSRALAIAGITRDTRDPVNGVIVRDARGNAVGTLRESAQELVQQHIPPHTREEMRVGLERAVRRANQLGITSWHEASATEEILRAYTDADSLGRLTVRTVVALHVNVDSGPEQVQGLAALRDRYARPMVRPVAAKIFADGVLEGGTAALLADYTDRPGFRGDLNLPPARFNAIARALDSAGFKIHVHAIGDRAIRASLDAIEQRHGSRRVSGGPRPMIVHIQLFDSTDIGRFASLGVVASWQALWAFRDTYMKELTEPRIGPTRARWQYPLATMARTGAIMAGGSDWFVSSLDPLQAIRVAVTRQSPDDSTDAPFFPEERVDVETMLKAYTLGGAMASDAEQELGTIAVGKLADVIVLSADLRRVSPFQITRTPVVLTVLGGREVWRDSTAFK; this is encoded by the coding sequence ATGCACAGAATCCCGTCCTCGTCGGCGGCCCTGGTCGTCATCGGGCTGCTTGCGGCGGCATGCTCGTCGACGAACGAGCACGCGGCCGACCTTGTCTTTCGCGGGGGGACGGTGTGGACGGGCGATTCACTGCAGCCCGAAGCGCGCGCGGTCGCCATCCGGAAGGACCGTATCGTCTACGTTGGCGACGAGAACGGGGTCGATTCGTTGATCGGGGCGAACACGCGCGTCGTCACGCTGGGCAATCGGCTGCTGATGCCGGGCTTCGTCGATACGCACGTGCACCCGGTGAGCGCCGGCGTGCAGCTCGGTGAGTGCAACCTGGCCGACATCGCCACGATCGAACGGCTGCGTGAGGTGGTGGCCGAGTGCAATGCGCGCGACCCGAACGCATCGTGGATTCGTGGCGGCGGCTTCGCGCTCCCGCTCTTTGCGGGGGGGACGCCGACGGCGGCCTTGCTCGATTCCCTCGTCCCCGGTCGCCCGGCCTTCCTGTCGTCGGCGGACGGGCACAACGGGTGGGCGAACTCGCGGGCGCTCGCCATCGCGGGAATCACGCGCGACACGCGGGATCCCGTGAACGGGGTGATCGTGCGCGACGCCCGGGGGAACGCCGTGGGAACGCTGCGCGAGTCGGCGCAGGAGCTGGTCCAGCAGCACATCCCGCCGCACACGCGCGAGGAAATGCGCGTCGGGCTCGAGCGCGCGGTGCGGCGCGCGAACCAGCTGGGGATCACGAGCTGGCACGAGGCCAGCGCCACGGAGGAGATCCTGCGCGCCTACACCGATGCCGATTCGCTCGGGCGCCTCACGGTGCGCACGGTCGTCGCGTTGCATGTGAACGTGGACAGTGGCCCGGAGCAGGTGCAAGGGCTGGCGGCCCTTCGCGACCGGTATGCGCGGCCGATGGTGCGCCCGGTGGCAGCCAAGATCTTCGCCGACGGCGTGCTCGAGGGGGGGACGGCGGCGCTGCTCGCCGACTACACGGATCGTCCGGGCTTTCGCGGCGACCTGAACCTCCCGCCGGCGCGCTTCAACGCGATCGCGCGCGCCCTCGATTCGGCGGGCTTCAAGATCCACGTGCACGCCATCGGCGATCGCGCCATCCGGGCGAGCCTCGACGCGATCGAGCAGCGCCACGGGTCGCGCCGCGTGTCGGGCGGTCCGCGCCCCATGATCGTGCACATCCAGCTCTTCGATTCGACGGATATCGGCCGCTTCGCTTCGTTAGGCGTGGTGGCGAGCTGGCAGGCGCTCTGGGCGTTTCGCGATACGTACATGAAGGAGCTCACCGAGCCGCGCATCGGTCCCACGCGGGCGCGATGGCAGTATCCGCTGGCGACGATGGCCCGGACGGGCGCGATCATGGCAGGCGGCAGCGACTGGTTCGTGTCGTCGCTCGATCCGCTGCAGGCGATCCGGGTGGCGGTGACCCGCCAGTCGCCGGACGATTCGACCGACGCCCCCTTCTTTCCGGAGGAGCGTGTGGACGTCGAGACGATGCTCAAGGCCTACACGCTGGGTGGCGCGATGGCGAGCGACGCCGAGCAGGAGCTGGGGACGATCGCCGTGGGGAAGCTCGCGGACGTGATCGTGCTCTCCGCGGACCTGCGCAGGGTGTCGCCCTTTCAGATCACCCGGACGCCCGTCGTGCTGACCGTCCTGGGGGGGCGCGAAGTCTGGCGGGATTCGACCGCGTTCAAGTGA
- a CDS encoding EAL domain-containing protein, with translation MMSDPANRILYVDDEPDVGVAFARAVGRLGYEADVAGSGEEAFRLARTRYYAVIVTDLRMPGLDGLTLVERLSPLTPSTAFVIVTGLPNVDLRSSRQADGAIASVMGKPWDDDELRSTLARAFQLNAQRKGHEATASGNGNGAPAPAILMVEDNDADADLLVALLAAEYPASSFTRVTRLKEAMERAHEASYEIILTDLTLPDARGFDAITRLQAAAPNTAIVVVSGVSDDSLAQQVVELGAQDYLVKGTLTSAMVQRTVRHARERKRAERRLMQLAHYDQLTGLANRGTFQERVTQALTRARRRGNHFAVMYIDVDRFKTINDAFGHDVGDVLLEQVGRRLHRSVRDYDTVARMGGDEFAVLADDLASSSEAEDVARRIMHSLEPAIDLGGRTVQVTCSIGVALYPDAALSIAELVKCADRALYQAKRRGRNRYAFYDVTTGEQALIRSALAADLNVALRRGEFGLQFQPQVSMEGYQLEAFELLLRWNRGDEVVSPSVFVPMLEEAGGMVAVGHWAIREATRRLAEWRGTAHPELRLAVNLSRAQVEEPGLADSVMAMLGELDIPPQALELLITEQILMRDSVRLHLALQELKHCGCRLTVKGFGAGFTSKEYLSRFGVDSLKVSRTFVSAAPDDEESAAIVRSIVALGNQLDIRVIADGVETMGQLDAAKAAGCHSAQGFLFGRPMPHWSLPATWSLVDDRSA, from the coding sequence ATGATGAGTGATCCAGCCAATCGCATTCTCTACGTCGACGACGAACCCGATGTCGGCGTGGCGTTCGCGCGCGCGGTCGGACGCCTCGGCTACGAGGCCGACGTCGCCGGATCTGGGGAAGAGGCCTTCCGCCTCGCCCGCACCCGCTACTACGCGGTCATCGTCACCGACCTCCGCATGCCAGGGCTCGATGGCCTCACTCTGGTCGAACGGCTCAGCCCCCTCACGCCGTCGACCGCATTCGTGATCGTCACCGGGCTCCCGAACGTCGACCTGCGTTCGTCACGGCAGGCCGACGGGGCGATTGCCTCGGTCATGGGCAAGCCGTGGGACGACGATGAACTCAGGTCGACCCTGGCGCGCGCCTTCCAGCTCAACGCGCAACGCAAGGGGCACGAGGCGACCGCCAGCGGCAACGGGAACGGCGCCCCCGCCCCTGCCATCCTGATGGTCGAGGACAACGACGCCGACGCCGACCTGCTGGTGGCGCTGCTCGCCGCCGAGTACCCCGCGAGCAGCTTCACGCGCGTGACTCGGCTCAAGGAGGCGATGGAGCGGGCGCACGAGGCGAGCTACGAGATCATCCTCACCGACCTCACGCTCCCCGACGCCCGCGGCTTCGACGCCATCACCCGGTTGCAGGCGGCGGCACCCAACACGGCGATCGTGGTGGTGAGCGGGGTGTCGGACGACTCGCTCGCCCAGCAGGTGGTCGAACTGGGCGCGCAGGACTACCTCGTGAAGGGGACGCTGACCTCGGCGATGGTCCAGCGCACCGTGCGGCATGCGCGCGAGCGCAAGCGCGCGGAGCGGCGCCTGATGCAGCTCGCACACTACGATCAACTCACCGGGCTGGCCAACCGCGGCACCTTTCAGGAACGGGTGACGCAGGCGCTCACGCGCGCGCGTCGTCGCGGCAACCACTTCGCCGTGATGTACATCGACGTCGACCGGTTCAAGACCATCAACGACGCCTTCGGCCACGACGTGGGAGATGTCCTCCTGGAGCAGGTCGGGCGCCGGTTGCATCGCTCGGTGCGCGACTACGATACGGTCGCGCGCATGGGGGGCGACGAGTTCGCCGTTCTCGCCGACGACCTCGCCTCCTCGTCCGAGGCGGAGGATGTGGCGCGCCGCATCATGCACTCGCTGGAGCCGGCGATCGACCTAGGGGGGCGCACCGTGCAGGTGACGTGCAGCATCGGGGTCGCGCTCTATCCCGACGCCGCGCTGTCGATTGCCGAGTTGGTCAAGTGCGCCGACCGCGCGCTGTACCAGGCCAAGCGGCGCGGGCGCAATCGGTACGCCTTCTACGACGTCACGACGGGGGAGCAGGCCCTCATCCGCTCGGCGCTCGCGGCCGACCTCAACGTGGCGCTGCGGCGGGGCGAGTTCGGGCTGCAGTTCCAGCCGCAGGTCTCGATGGAGGGCTACCAGTTGGAGGCCTTCGAGCTGCTCCTGCGGTGGAATCGCGGTGATGAGGTCGTCTCCCCCTCGGTGTTCGTCCCGATGCTGGAGGAAGCGGGGGGGATGGTGGCGGTCGGGCACTGGGCGATTCGCGAGGCCACGCGCCGCCTCGCGGAGTGGCGCGGCACCGCCCACCCCGAGTTGCGGCTGGCGGTCAATCTCTCGCGCGCCCAGGTCGAGGAACCCGGATTGGCCGACAGCGTGATGGCGATGCTGGGCGAGCTGGACATTCCCCCGCAGGCGCTGGAACTCCTGATCACCGAACAGATCCTCATGCGGGATTCGGTGCGCTTGCACCTGGCGCTCCAGGAGCTGAAACACTGTGGTTGCCGCCTGACGGTCAAGGGGTTTGGTGCCGGTTTCACGTCGAAGGAGTACCTCTCGCGCTTCGGCGTCGATTCACTGAAGGTGTCGCGGACCTTTGTCTCCGCAGCGCCTGACGATGAGGAGAGCGCGGCGATCGTGCGATCGATCGTCGCGCTTGGCAACCAGCTGGATATTCGCGTCATTGCCGACGGAGTGGAGACGATGGGACAGCTCGATGCGGCGAAAGCCGCCGGATGCCATTCTGCACAGGGATTCCTCTTTGGCCGCCCGATGCCGCACTGGTCGCTCCCCGCGACCTGGAGCCTGGTCGATGACCGCAGTGCCTAA
- a CDS encoding response regulator, with protein MTAVPNALRPIRILLVEDNAGDVELIRDTLDQSHVLLDLSVVVDGVHASDFLNRRGAYESAQRPDLILLDLNLPRRSGLEMLQEIKGDPQLRLIPVVVLTSSEAELDIVRSYASGANCYVTKPVNLTALQQVVESVKSFWFTIVRLPVAADT; from the coding sequence ATGACCGCAGTGCCTAACGCGCTGCGGCCGATCCGCATCCTGCTGGTCGAGGACAACGCGGGCGACGTCGAGCTGATCCGCGACACGCTCGACCAGAGCCATGTGCTGCTCGACCTGTCGGTCGTCGTCGATGGCGTGCACGCCTCCGACTTCCTGAACCGGCGCGGCGCCTACGAGTCGGCCCAGCGCCCCGACCTCATCCTGCTCGACCTCAACCTCCCGCGCCGCTCGGGGTTGGAGATGTTGCAGGAGATCAAGGGCGATCCGCAGCTGCGCCTCATCCCGGTCGTGGTCCTCACCTCATCGGAGGCGGAGCTCGACATCGTGCGCAGTTACGCCTCCGGCGCCAACTGCTATGTCACCAAGCCGGTGAACCTCACGGCGCTGCAGCAGGTGGTGGAAAGCGTGAAGAGCTTCTGGTTCACCATCGTCCGCCTCCCCGTGGCGGCTGACACGTGA
- a CDS encoding response regulator, with translation MIDPVRLLLVEDSPGDAELVREYFSEFKSTPLELRQVGTMAEALEALRGPLPDAILLDLNLPDSEGIETLHRLMRLCPDVPAIVITGDLPPNLRQQLLSTGATECIAKASWTYDSLTAAVRFAVKLRRALGLQRQMERLLAVIPDGVMVVDPSGRVRYVNDAAVALFGKRREDFIGEPVDFAIPHGDITSLEIVRAGERVGTEMRAVPVEWGGHAATMITIRDTTESTRLAEQLFQAQKMEAVGLLAGGIAHDFNNLITVILAYGVSIKETMPSVDPRQDDLTQLLAAADRATSLTRQLLAVARRHPVQVQVLQLDALAGGLKQLMQRALPDNTVLHVRTAPEIWPVVADAGHIEQVLLNLLVNARDAMPRGGTVVIEIDNVENTAPAEGFRGGAAVRIRVSDSGAGIPASILPRIFQPFFTTKESGKGTGLGLATCYGIVRQAHGAISVESTVGVGTTFTILIPKAADDETAAAQAPLPAPDRLEGRETVLVVEDDEALRRSMIRSLRRFGYSILAATNGDEAKRVMDGHDGVVDLLLTDLVMPKVGGKELIDSLRRTHPRLKVLCITGSAPHSNGDSPELPDAIEVLYKPFDPVTLMRGVRRVLSAEG, from the coding sequence ATGATCGATCCCGTTCGGCTCCTTCTGGTGGAGGACTCGCCCGGCGACGCCGAGTTGGTCCGCGAGTACTTCAGCGAGTTCAAGTCCACGCCGCTCGAGCTGCGGCAGGTGGGGACGATGGCCGAGGCGCTGGAGGCGCTGCGTGGCCCGCTCCCGGACGCCATCCTGCTCGACCTCAACCTCCCCGATTCGGAGGGGATCGAGACGCTGCATCGGCTGATGCGCCTCTGTCCCGACGTCCCGGCGATCGTCATCACCGGCGACCTCCCCCCCAACCTGCGGCAGCAGCTCCTCTCGACCGGCGCGACGGAGTGCATCGCCAAGGCGAGCTGGACCTACGACTCGCTGACGGCCGCCGTCCGCTTCGCCGTCAAGCTGCGCCGTGCCCTCGGGTTGCAGCGGCAGATGGAGCGCCTGCTCGCCGTGATTCCCGACGGCGTCATGGTGGTCGACCCGTCGGGACGCGTGCGCTACGTCAACGATGCGGCCGTGGCGCTCTTCGGCAAGCGCCGCGAGGACTTCATCGGCGAGCCCGTCGACTTCGCCATCCCGCACGGCGACATCACGTCGTTGGAGATCGTGCGTGCCGGTGAACGCGTCGGGACCGAGATGCGCGCCGTCCCGGTGGAATGGGGGGGACACGCCGCGACGATGATCACCATTCGCGACACCACCGAGTCGACGCGACTGGCCGAGCAACTCTTCCAGGCCCAGAAGATGGAGGCGGTCGGCCTGCTCGCGGGCGGGATCGCCCACGACTTCAACAACCTGATCACCGTCATCCTCGCCTACGGCGTCTCGATCAAGGAGACGATGCCCAGCGTGGATCCGCGACAGGACGACCTCACGCAGCTGCTCGCTGCGGCCGATCGCGCCACCTCGCTCACACGCCAGCTCCTCGCGGTCGCCCGGCGCCACCCGGTGCAGGTGCAGGTGTTGCAGCTGGATGCGCTCGCCGGCGGCCTCAAACAGCTCATGCAGCGCGCCCTCCCCGACAACACCGTGCTCCACGTGCGCACGGCGCCGGAGATCTGGCCGGTGGTGGCCGACGCGGGGCACATCGAGCAGGTTCTCCTCAACCTCCTCGTCAACGCGCGCGACGCGATGCCGCGCGGCGGGACGGTCGTCATCGAGATCGACAACGTGGAGAACACCGCGCCGGCCGAGGGCTTTCGCGGCGGGGCGGCGGTTCGCATCCGCGTCTCCGACAGTGGCGCCGGCATCCCCGCCAGCATCCTCCCGCGCATCTTCCAGCCCTTCTTCACCACGAAGGAGTCCGGCAAGGGGACGGGGCTCGGCCTGGCCACCTGCTACGGCATCGTCCGTCAGGCGCACGGCGCCATCAGCGTGGAGAGCACGGTCGGCGTGGGGACGACGTTCACGATCCTCATCCCGAAGGCCGCGGACGACGAGACCGCGGCCGCCCAGGCGCCGCTCCCCGCCCCCGATCGCCTCGAAGGGCGCGAGACCGTCCTCGTGGTCGAGGACGACGAGGCGCTCCGGCGCTCGATGATCCGGTCGCTGCGGCGCTTTGGCTACTCGATCCTGGCGGCGACCAACGGCGATGAGGCCAAGCGTGTCATGGATGGCCACGACGGCGTCGTCGACCTGCTCCTCACCGACCTGGTGATGCCCAAGGTGGGGGGCAAGGAGCTGATCGACTCGCTGCGCCGCACCCACCCGCGCCTCAAGGTCCTGTGCATCACGGGGAGCGCCCCGCACTCGAATGGCGACTCCCCCGAGCTCCCGGATGCGATCGAGGTGCTCTACAAGCCCTTCGACCCGGTGACGCTCATGCGCGGCGTGCGCCGGGTGCTGTCGGCGGAGGGGTAG
- a CDS encoding PAS domain S-box protein: MATANGSGSHNGTSGRGATSAEHDRILSAVAQTSDDAMFTTSPDGRVTSWSGPAERLFGHSAESIIGLDVADLIVEPQRAQLTELLLRVRHGESLRNASLTGVRRDARTVDVALTLSPIALGPQLVPGVAVIARDITERNRIAAALTISEQHLRILVNSLPQMVWSSTADGQWDFSSGRWEEFTGLAAFTRTGDQWLEQVHVDDRPLAAHTWAEALRMGADFRTQLRLRRADGDWRRFDFHGVAERTAAGEVLRWFGTATDVEDEWRTEALLRESEERLHTVLENLTEGVVVVDVHGHLLHWNRAGLIMHGFLSPTEVQRPISELPSVFELLTLDGVPLALEEWPLLRLMRGEELRDVCLRYRRLDRRWERIFSYGGTTVLGPGGTPMAILTVTDVTERRRAEERFRLVVESSPMGMVVSDRDGRVSLVNSEAERLFGWNREDLLGQSVDVLLPDELRAQHGGMRRSYADTPERRPMGGGRDLLARRRNGTTCPVEIGLTPIQMHDEPSVLAVITDTSERRRAQQDLERHQRELERSNKELAQFAYVASHDLQEPLRMVASFTELFAQRYAGQVDERGARYIHHIVDGARRMQQLVRDLLSFAHVGSQGRPLARVEMQRVLTAVLHDLAPAITSAGATVKGERLPEVWADAGQLHQLLMNLVGNAIKFRRADPPEVHIRAVPDGVHWRLTVSDNGIGIAREYLERIFGMFQRLHTRDDYAGSGIGLAIARKIVERHGGRIWVESVVGEGTTVHCTLLSSAHPLPEGLVPSTQVR; this comes from the coding sequence GTGGCGACGGCCAACGGCAGCGGGTCGCACAACGGGACGTCGGGGCGGGGCGCCACCAGCGCGGAGCACGACCGCATCCTCTCCGCCGTGGCGCAGACCTCCGACGACGCGATGTTCACCACGTCGCCCGACGGTCGCGTCACCTCATGGTCGGGGCCGGCCGAACGCCTCTTCGGGCATAGCGCCGAGTCGATCATCGGCCTCGACGTCGCCGACCTGATCGTGGAGCCGCAGCGGGCGCAGCTGACGGAACTCCTCCTCCGCGTCCGCCACGGCGAGTCGCTGCGCAATGCCTCGCTCACCGGCGTTCGGCGCGACGCACGCACGGTCGACGTCGCACTCACGCTCTCCCCCATCGCCCTCGGCCCTCAGCTCGTCCCCGGGGTGGCGGTCATCGCCCGCGACATCACGGAGCGCAACCGCATCGCCGCGGCACTGACCATCTCGGAGCAGCACCTCCGCATCCTGGTGAACTCGCTCCCCCAGATGGTCTGGTCGAGCACGGCCGATGGGCAGTGGGACTTTTCCTCAGGGCGCTGGGAGGAGTTCACGGGACTCGCCGCCTTCACCCGCACGGGCGACCAGTGGCTCGAGCAGGTGCACGTCGACGATCGCCCGCTCGCGGCCCACACGTGGGCCGAGGCGCTGCGCATGGGGGCCGACTTCCGCACGCAGCTTCGCCTGCGTCGGGCCGACGGCGACTGGCGTCGTTTCGACTTCCACGGGGTCGCGGAGCGCACGGCGGCGGGCGAGGTCCTGCGCTGGTTCGGCACGGCGACGGATGTCGAGGACGAATGGCGGACCGAGGCGCTGCTGCGCGAGAGCGAGGAGCGGCTGCACACCGTGCTCGAGAACCTGACCGAAGGGGTCGTGGTCGTCGATGTGCATGGGCACCTCCTGCACTGGAACCGTGCGGGGCTGATCATGCACGGCTTCCTCTCCCCAACCGAAGTGCAGCGCCCGATCAGCGAACTGCCGTCGGTCTTCGAACTCCTGACCCTCGACGGGGTGCCGCTCGCGCTGGAGGAGTGGCCGCTGCTTCGCCTGATGCGCGGCGAGGAATTGCGTGACGTCTGTCTCCGGTACCGCCGGCTCGACCGCCGGTGGGAGCGCATCTTTTCCTATGGCGGGACGACGGTGCTCGGGCCGGGGGGGACGCCGATGGCGATCCTGACGGTCACCGATGTGACCGAGCGTCGTCGCGCCGAGGAACGGTTCCGTCTCGTGGTCGAGTCGAGCCCGATGGGGATGGTGGTCTCCGACCGCGACGGGCGGGTGAGCCTGGTGAACAGCGAAGCGGAGCGGCTCTTCGGCTGGAACCGCGAAGACCTGCTGGGGCAATCGGTGGATGTCCTCCTCCCGGATGAGCTGCGCGCGCAGCACGGTGGGATGCGACGCAGCTACGCCGACACGCCGGAGCGTCGTCCCATGGGGGGAGGGCGCGACCTGTTGGCTCGCCGCCGGAACGGGACGACGTGCCCGGTCGAGATCGGGCTCACGCCGATCCAGATGCACGACGAGCCCTCGGTGCTCGCCGTCATCACCGACACCTCGGAGCGCCGCCGGGCGCAACAGGACCTCGAACGGCACCAGCGTGAACTGGAGCGCTCCAACAAGGAGCTCGCGCAGTTCGCGTACGTCGCGTCGCACGACCTGCAGGAGCCGCTGCGCATGGTGGCGTCGTTTACCGAGCTCTTTGCGCAGCGATACGCCGGGCAGGTGGATGAGCGTGGGGCGCGCTACATCCACCACATCGTCGACGGCGCCCGCCGGATGCAACAGCTGGTGCGCGACCTCCTGAGCTTTGCGCACGTGGGGTCGCAGGGGCGCCCGCTGGCCCGCGTCGAGATGCAGCGCGTCCTCACGGCCGTCCTGCACGACCTGGCCCCGGCCATCACGAGTGCGGGGGCGACGGTGAAGGGGGAGCGGCTCCCCGAGGTGTGGGCCGACGCGGGACAGTTGCACCAGCTCCTGATGAACCTCGTCGGCAACGCCATCAAGTTCCGGCGCGCGGATCCCCCCGAGGTGCACATCCGGGCCGTGCCCGACGGCGTGCACTGGCGGCTGACGGTGAGCGACAACGGCATCGGGATCGCCCGCGAGTACCTGGAGCGCATCTTCGGCATGTTCCAGCGCCTGCATACCCGCGACGACTACGCCGGGAGCGGCATCGGGCTCGCGATCGCCCGCAAGATCGTGGAACGGCACGGGGGACGGATCTGGGTCGAGTCGGTGGTGGGGGAGGGAACGACGGTGCACTGCACGCTCCTGTCGTCGGCGCATCCCCTGCCAGAAGGGCTGGTCCCTTCGACGCAAGTTCGTTAG
- a CDS encoding helix-turn-helix domain-containing protein: protein MSKSAVDLLMHPVRIRIVNALAGGRTLTTAQLCDQLPDASQATVYRHVAALTEGGILEVDGEQPVRGTLERRYRLHRQQAAIDASVGQVMSADEHRRLFTASMAALIAEFDGYLQRDGANPYVDAVSYRQTVVWLSDAELASMIREFQQLLAMRGSEEPAPGRSPYMLSTILFPAAGGETSA from the coding sequence ATGTCCAAGTCGGCGGTCGACCTGCTCATGCATCCTGTGCGGATCCGCATCGTCAACGCCCTGGCCGGGGGGCGGACCCTGACCACGGCCCAGCTCTGCGACCAGCTCCCGGACGCGTCGCAGGCCACCGTCTATCGGCACGTCGCCGCCCTCACCGAGGGGGGGATCCTCGAGGTGGACGGCGAGCAGCCGGTGCGCGGCACCCTCGAGCGCCGCTACCGCCTGCACCGCCAACAGGCCGCCATCGACGCCAGTGTCGGGCAGGTGATGTCGGCCGACGAGCACCGGCGACTCTTCACGGCGTCGATGGCGGCGCTCATCGCCGAGTTCGATGGCTACCTGCAGCGCGACGGCGCCAACCCGTATGTCGATGCCGTGTCGTACCGGCAGACCGTCGTTTGGCTGAGCGACGCGGAGCTCGCCAGCATGATTCGTGAGTTCCAGCAGCTGCTGGCGATGCGCGGGTCCGAGGAGCCAGCGCCCGGGCGATCGCCCTATATGCTCAGCACGATCCTCTTCCCGGCCGCTGGCGGCGAGACGAGCGCCTGA
- a CDS encoding serine hydrolase produces MSRLALPLRRLTASLAAPALGCAALACLALATPLASSVAQGTKGRAAAGPDSRAILQELDRYIPKALAEWNGAGVAVGIVKDDSLIYAKGFGVRAVGKPDAVDDRTVFAIGSNSKFFTAVAAGMLADDGKLSLDDKVTKHLPWFQLYDPWVTREFTLRDAMSHRSGLGRRGDGLWYGTPYSRDEIIRRVRYLAPNTSFRTEFGYQNIMFLTAGQALAAAAGTSWDDLMRDRIFQPLGMTSSNTSVRSLAAMPNVATPHDLTGTMTRPTAIPYLDIDNVAPAGSINSNVQDMARWMRFVLADGSFGGKQLLKRETLLDITSPHTIAQRVVADTAVPSTHFNLYALGIGVSDLHGVKVLRHTGGIDGMLSYVAMVPERKLGIVVLTNVTGRNAMYAALGTRILTSFLGGPTRDNSALALAEFTKAEQAAAERFRTRMAQRPANTSPSRALGDYAGTFRSEMYGDLTVTLENGVLMVRYPRAVEFKLWHFAYDTFLGTSATETAPGPDAAAVRFSLDPMGVVTKVDVQEIGEFTRVRAAR; encoded by the coding sequence ATGTCCCGCCTTGCACTCCCCCTCCGGCGCCTCACCGCCTCCCTCGCGGCCCCCGCACTCGGCTGCGCGGCACTCGCCTGTCTGGCGCTCGCGACGCCGCTCGCGTCGTCCGTCGCGCAGGGGACCAAGGGCCGAGCGGCCGCCGGTCCCGATTCGCGCGCCATCCTCCAGGAGCTCGACCGCTACATCCCCAAGGCGCTCGCGGAGTGGAACGGGGCGGGGGTGGCGGTGGGGATCGTGAAGGACGATTCGCTCATCTACGCCAAGGGGTTCGGCGTTCGGGCGGTGGGGAAGCCCGACGCCGTCGACGATCGCACCGTCTTCGCCATCGGTTCCAACTCGAAGTTCTTCACCGCCGTGGCCGCCGGAATGCTCGCCGATGACGGCAAGCTGTCGCTCGACGACAAGGTCACGAAGCACCTGCCGTGGTTCCAGCTGTACGATCCGTGGGTCACGCGCGAGTTCACGCTGCGGGACGCGATGTCGCATCGCAGCGGGCTGGGGCGGCGCGGCGACGGGCTCTGGTACGGGACGCCGTATTCGCGCGACGAGATCATCCGCCGCGTGCGCTACCTCGCCCCCAACACGTCGTTCCGCACGGAGTTCGGCTACCAGAACATCATGTTCCTCACGGCCGGGCAGGCGCTGGCCGCGGCGGCGGGCACGAGCTGGGACGACCTCATGCGCGACCGGATCTTCCAGCCGCTGGGAATGACGTCGTCCAACACCAGCGTGCGATCCCTGGCGGCCATGCCTAACGTCGCCACGCCGCACGACCTCACGGGGACGATGACGCGGCCGACCGCGATTCCCTACCTCGACATCGACAACGTCGCTCCGGCCGGCTCCATCAACTCGAACGTGCAGGACATGGCGCGCTGGATGCGCTTCGTCCTTGCCGACGGGTCGTTCGGCGGCAAGCAGCTCCTCAAGCGGGAGACGCTGCTCGACATCACGTCACCGCACACCATCGCCCAGCGCGTCGTCGCCGACACCGCGGTCCCCAGCACGCACTTCAACCTCTACGCCCTCGGCATCGGCGTGTCCGACCTCCACGGGGTGAAGGTCCTGCGCCACACCGGCGGGATCGATGGTATGCTCTCCTACGTGGCGATGGTCCCGGAACGCAAGCTGGGCATCGTCGTGCTCACCAACGTCACCGGGCGCAACGCCATGTATGCCGCGCTGGGGACGCGCATCCTCACGTCGTTCCTCGGCGGTCCCACCCGCGACAACAGCGCCCTGGCGCTGGCCGAGTTCACCAAGGCCGAGCAGGCGGCGGCCGAACGTTTTCGCACGCGCATGGCGCAGCGCCCGGCCAACACGAGTCCGTCGCGCGCGTTAGGCGACTATGCCGGCACGTTCCGCAGCGAGATGTACGGCGACCTGACGGTGACGCTGGAGAACGGGGTCCTGATGGTACGCTATCCGCGGGCGGTCGAGTTCAAGCTGTGGCACTTCGCGTACGACACCTTCCTCGGGACGAGCGCCACGGAGACGGCGCCGGGGCCCGACGCGGCGGCGGTGCGCTTCTCGCTCGACCCCATGGGGGTCGTGACCAAGGTCGACGTGCAGGAGATCGGGGAGTTCACGCGGGTGCGCGCCGCGCGCTGA